ACGCCAAGCAGCAGCTCCGCTCCGGTGTTGAGATGACAGACGTAACCGTCCGGAGTAACGACTGCAACTGCCGTCGTCAGGCCGTCGAGAATCGCCTCCGCGGTGAGCGGCGCCGTGGCGCTCAGCGTGGGGTCGGGCGCGTCGGGTTGACGGTGGGTGGGGCCGCGTTCACCGGGTTCGCAATCGAGGTCTGTCGTACCGCGAATGACCTCGTCGGGCTCGAAATCAGCACGGTGCCGGCTTCGTTCACGACTTCCGCCTTCAGCGTATGTACCCCGCGAAAGACGTCCTTCAGCTGCAGCTCCGTGCTGCCCGCCGGAATATCCTGCAGCTGGCCGTTCAGGTACAGGCGAAGGTCGTGGCCCGGCTGCAGGGCGGGAACCACCCTCAGGGACACGCGGAGCTGACCTTCGATGTTCCAAAGCACCTCCTCCTGGGTGGGGCTTTCTATCTCGAGGGACTCGTACGCCCGGCCCGCGGCCGCGACGGGAGTCTGTCCCCTGGCCGGCTGCGTCGCACGCGGTGCCGGCTGCGGCATGCTGAAACCCGGGCTCGTCTCAATGCGGATCTTCTCGGCGCCCGGTCGCCATTGGTCCGAGAAGTGGGTCTGACCGTCTGCGTCGACCCATCGATAGACGTCGACGGCCATGGCCGGTGTGGCAAGCAGAACAGCACATAACAGCACGGTGCGCATCGGCCAAGCATACCGTCCGGCCCGGAATCGGGCCACTGCGCCGCGGGGCTTTAAGTAAAGCCCCGCGGCACGGCCAGTCCTAGAGGCTGTAATACAGCTCGAATTCCAGCGGGTGGGTCGTCATGCGCACCCGCGTAACGTCCTGCATCTTCAGATCGATGTACCCGTCAATGAGGTCATCGGTGAATACATCACCCGCCTTGAGAAACTCCCGATCCTTGTCCATTTCGTTCAAGGACTGCTCGAGCGAGAAGGACACCTGCGGGATCTTCTTCTCCTCCTCCGGCGGCAGGTTGTAGAGATCCTTGTCCATGGCCTCGCCCGGGTGGATCTTGTTCCGGATCCCGTCCAGTCCTGCCATCAACATCGCGGCAAAGGCGAAGTAGGGATTCGCCGTGCTGTCCGGGAACCGGATCTCGATTCGCCG
This genomic interval from Gammaproteobacteria bacterium contains the following:
- a CDS encoding DUF4124 domain-containing protein, translating into MRTVLLCAVLLATPAMAVDVYRWVDADGQTHFSDQWRPGAEKIRIETSPGFSMPQPAPRATQPARGQTPVAAAGRAYESLEIESPTQEEVLWNIEGQLRVSLRVVPALQPGHDLRLYLNGQLQDIPAGSTELQLKDVFRGVHTLKAEVVNEAGTVLISSPTRSFAVRQTSIANPVNAAPPTVNPTRPTPR